The genomic region ACGGCGAAGTCCACCTCGCCGCTGAGCACCGCTTCGCGCAGAGCCGCGACGAACACACCCGTCCCGCCGATCTGCGCCAGGTGCTCCCGGGACACGTCCCCGTACGTGGTGATCTCGACGAGCTCGACGGCACGCCCGGTCACCTCGCGGACCGCATCAGCAACCATGCCGGACTGCGCCATGGCGAGCTTGCTGCGCCGGGTGCCTAGCCGGAGCGGTGTCGTGGTCTCCCCGCCCAGGGGTGAGTTGTCGGTCATGACCGCCCTCTATTCGGGTCGTTCAGGTCTGCCCGTGAGACGGCGGCCACCGTCTGCGGGTCGAGGTCGAAGAGTTCCCGCAGCGCATCGGCGTACCCGGCGCCGCCGGGCTCGCTGGCGAGCTGCTTGACCCGCACGGTGGGCGCGTGCAGGAGCTTGTCGACGACGCGGCGCACGGTCTGCGTGATCTCGGCGCGCTGCTTCTCGTCCAGGTCGGGGAGGCGACCGTCGAGCCGCGCGATCTCGCCGGCCACCACATCGGCGGCCATGGTGCGCAGGGCGACGACGGTCGGGGTGATGTGCGCGGCGCGCTGGGCGGCTCCGAAGGCGGCGACCTCGTCGGCGACGATGGTGCGCACCTGGTCCACATCGGCGGCCATCGGGGCGTCCGCGGACGCCTCGGCGAGCGACTCGATGTCGACGAGGCGCACACCGGCGACGCGGTGGGCCGCTCCGTCGATGTCGCGCGGCATCGCGAGGTCGAGCAGGTGGAGCCGGGCGGGTCCGGTGGAGGCCGGACGTACGGGCACCCGGCGCACGGCCCGGTCCTGTGCGGCAGCGGTGGCGGAACCGTTCTCCACCCACGCGGCGTGCTGGTCCAGCTCGTCGGCCGGGGCGGCGGGGGCCTCGGCCGCCCGCTCCGCGGTGTCGAACTCGACGCCGAGCGCACCGGCGACGGCCTCCGCGGTCAGCACGAGACCGGTCGCGCCCGTGCAGGAGACGACGACATCGGCTCGTGCCAGTTCACCCGCGACGCCGTCCATCTCCACGGCGCGCGCCGTCGGGACACCGGCCTGGCCGAGGATCTCGACGAGCCGGTCGGCACGCGCCCGCGTCCGGTTGGCGACGACGATCTCGTCGACGCCCGCACGGGCCAGGGTCGCGGCTGCGAGCGAGGACATCGAGCCCGCGCCTATCACCAGGGCGCGCTTGCCGGCCGCCCACTGGGTGACCTCCGCACCGTCGGCCAGCTGCTCGAGACCGAAGGTGACGAGCGACTGCCCGGCACGGTCGATCCCCGTCTCGCTGTGGGCGCGCTTGCCGACCCGCAGGGCCTGCTGGAAGAGGTCGTTCAACAGCCGGCCGGCGGTGTGGAGCTCCTGCCCCAGCGCGAGCGCGTCCTTGATCTGGCCGAGGATCTGCCCCTCGCCGACGACCATCGAGTCCAGCCCGCACGCCACCGAGAAGAGGTGATGGACGGCGCGGTCCTCGTAGTGCACATAAAGATAGGGAGTGAGTTCGTCCAGCCCGACCCCGCTGTGCTGCGCGAGGAGGGTGGACAGCTCGGCGACACCCGCGTGGAACTTGTCCACGTCCGCGTACAGCTCGATGCGGTTGCAGGTGGCCAGGACCGCGGCCTCGGTCGCGGGCTCCGCGGCGAGGGTGTCCTGAAGCAGCTTCGTCCGGGCCTCGACCGCCAGGGACGCCCGCTCCAGCACGGAGACGGGGGCGCTGCGGTGACTCAGCCCTACGACCAGGAGACTCATGCCGGCATCACGGCGGGCATGTCCCCGTCAGGTCCCTTCCGGCCGGAGGGCGTGGCACGCATCGGCGGCGCCTCGTCGGCGTCCTCGTCGCCCGCCCTGCCGTCGGCAGCGGCCTCCTCGCCGGCCTTGCGCTGCTCGTGGAAGGCGAGGATCTGCAGCTCGATCGAGAGATCGACCTTGCGTACGTCGACGCCGTCGGGCACGGAGAGCACCGTCGGCGCGAAGTTCAGGATGGAGGTCACACCCGCGGCGACGAGCCGGTCGCAGACCTGCTGGGCGGCGCCGGGCGGGGTGGTGATGACACCGATGGACACACCGTTGTCGCTGATGATCCGGTCCAGGTCGTCGGTGTGCTGGACGGCGATCCCTGCCACGGGCGTACCCGCCATGGCGGGGTCGGCGTCGATCAGCGCGGCGACCCGGAACCCGCGGGAGGCGAAACCGCCGTAGTTGGCGAGCGCGGCGCCGAGGTTACCGATACCGACGATCGCGACCGGCCAGTCCTGGGTGAGCCCCAGCTCTCGCGAGATCTGGTAGACGAGATACTCGACGTCGTACCCGACACCACGCGTGCCGTAGGAGCCCAGGTAGCTGAAGTCCTTGCGCAGCTTGGCGGAATTGACTCCCGCCGCCGCGGCGAGTTCCTCGGACGAGACCGTGGGAACCGAGCGCTCGGAGAGCGCCGTCAGTGCGCGGAGATACAGCGGAAGCCGGGCGACGGTGGCCTCGGGAATGCCTCGGCTACGGGTCGCCGGTCGGTGAGTTCGGCCAGTTGCCACGGTGCTCCTGCGGGATGAGCGGGGCTGCAGGCGGCCGTATGTCCTATGACCGCCCCGTCGACAGCAGGCTATGTCTTTGTGAACGCGTGCACAAAGATAGTGTCCGTTTTGTCTGGTCAAAGTGACCGGGGTCACGCATATTCCCTGCGCCGTCCCGGAACCCGGGACGGCATCAGCCCGTTGCAGACCCGAAGGGGGCAAGACGGTACACACTCCTCATGTCCACGCCCCCGAGACCACTCAAAACGCCCATGATGTTAACCGGGTTTCACCCAGGAAGCCCCCTCACGTACGCAGTGCGGTGCGCAGCCGCGCCGGATCCACCCGCCAGAAGGTGTGCTGCTCGTCATCGATCAGGACCACCGGGATCTGCTCCCAGTACTCCTTGTACAGCGCCTCGTCCCGCGTGATGTCCTTCTCCACCCAGGACGCACCGGTCTCCTCACAGACCTCGCTCACCACCAGCCGGGCATCGTCACAGAGATGACAGCCGGGCTTCCCCACCAGGGTCACCACCCGGTCCGCGGGGTTCTTCCTCGTACGACGCAGCAGAGCACTCATACCTTCATTCTGCTCCCCCCGGCGGACCCTTCCGGGCCTCCCGGGGACGCGGAATCACCCGTTTAACGCCCCGGTCCCGGAGAGTTCACGCCGCCGCATCCCGCCAGGTCGGGAAGAGCCGAACAGAATGGCTATGCTCACGACATGGCCGCACTTGGATGGCTCACCCCCCGCAGGCGCCCCGCCACGGCACGCAGCGTGCTCGCAGGCGAGGCCGCAGCCGAGGCCGCGCAGAAGTCGGCACTGCCGGCAGGCGCCGAAGAGCTGCCCACCACCCTCGAAGAGGCCCTGGAGCCCGTCTTCCCGGTGGCCGGGGACACCCGCGCGGCGGCCTTCTTCGATCTGGACAACACCGTGATGCAGGGCGCCGCGATCTTCCACTTCGGCCGCGGCCTGTACAAGCGGAAGTTCTTCCAGCGGCGCGAACTCACCAGGTTCGCCTGGCAGCAGGCCTGGTTCAGGCTGGCCGGCGTCGAGGACCCGGAACACATGCAGGACGCCCGCGACAGCGCCCTGTCCATCGTCAAGGGCCACCGCGTCTCCGAGCTGATGTCCATCGGCGAGGAGATCTACGACGAGTACATGGCCGACCGCATCTGGCCCGGCACCCGTGCCCTGGCCCAGGCCCACCTCGACGCGGGCCAGAAGGTCTGGCTGGTCACCGCCGCCCCGGTGGAGACCGCCACGATCATCGCCCGCCGCCTCGGCCTCACCGGAGCCCTGGGCACGGTCGCCGAGTCGGTCGACGGCGTCTACACCGGCCGGCTGGTCGGCGAGCCCCTGCACGGCCCGGCGAAGGCCGAAGCCGTACGCGCCCTGGCGGCGGCCGAGGGCCTGGACCTGGAGCGCTGCGCCGCGTACAGCGACTCGCACAACGACATCCCCATGCTGTCCCTGGTCGGCCACCCGTACGCGATCAACCCGGACGCCAAACTCCGCAAGCACGCCCGTTCCCTGGACTGGCGGCTCCGCGACTACCGCACCGGCCGCAAGGCGGCCAAGGTCGGAATCCCCGCCGCGGCGGGCGTCGGCGCGCTGGCCGGCGGCACTGCCGCCGCCGTGGCGATCCACCGCCGCCGCCGCTGACCCCTTCTTACGGCGACCTCCCCCGCGGAGGCCCTCGCCCTGCCGTGCCCTGCACGGCCCCGCGGCGGCACGCCCGGGTGCGTACGCCCAATCGGGAGCGGAACAGCGGCACGGACACCCATCGCTCCGGCCAGTCGCGTTACGTACGGGCGACCACAACCCGTCGCCGCCGTAGGCAGATCTCGAAGCTATTCGATCAATAACCGGTCACGATGTGCCACTTGAACCGTCACTTAGAGGTTACGAAAGCGACCTAATCGGTGATTTGAGCAACTGGGTGTAGCACTGCCTGTACGAAGCGTTATTCTCCTCAGACGCACAAGGAACCCGTCATTCGCTACCACGAGTGATGGTTTTCCGACTGCACGTGATGGAAGCTCTGCCTCTGGGAGTCCCGTGTACCCACACGTCGGGGTTGACACCTCGGGCCTGGCTACGCTGCGCGCAACGGTCCTCGACCGCTTGCGCGGCTTCGTCCCCACCGCGTACGCCGTCCCCCAATTTGCCACCCCTGTACCTGCCGGCCCTTGCTATGCGCTGGCCGAACGCAGCGCGGCCGTCGGAAGACGCAGCAACCGCGGCACTGCGGCTGCCGCGTCGTCGGCTCCCGTCCGCCGCCCGACAGCCGACAGCGACAGCGCGCGCATGATGGATCTCGTCGAGCGCGCGCAGGCCGGTGAGGCCGAGGCCTTCGGCCGCCTGTACGACCAGTACAGCGACACCGTGTACCGGTACATCTACTACCGCGTGGGAGGCAAGGCGACAGCGGAGGACCTCACCAGCGAGACGTTCCTGCGCGCACTGCGCCGCATCTCCACCTTCACCTGGCAGGGCCGCGATTTCGGCGCCTGGCTGGTCACGATCGCTCGGAACCTGGTCGCCGACCACTTCAAATCGAGTCGATTCCGACTCGAAGTGACCACCGGCGAAATGCTCGACGCCAACGAGGTCGCACGGAGCCCGGAGGACTCCGTCCTGGAATCCCTCTCCAACGCCGCACTGCTGCAAGCCGTACGACGGCTCAACCCACAGCAGCAGGAGTGCGTGACCCTCAGATTCCTTCAGGGTCTCTCGGTCGCCGAGACCGCCCGGGTCATGGGAAAGAACGAGGGCGCGATCAAAACCTTGCAGTACCGAGCCGTGCGTACGCTCGCGCGACTTCTGCCGGACGACGCCCGCTGACGTCACCATCCGTGACGTGTTCGTGACACACCGATCGGATCATCCGCCGTCCGTAACCCAACTGCCGCGCCACTCGTTGTGCCGGATGCAGGCCCCCTGTCGCCACACCTGACCGTTTCCACTCGCTCGTTCGTGTGGAATCGTCTCCGGTGGGCAACCTTCCGGACCCTCAGGGGAGTCGACCGTCATGACGAGAGGAGGTGCCGCCAGTGATCGCAAACGTTTCGGCACACCGGCGGGCGAACGCCTTCGCCCAGGCCCTGGAGGAGCAGTCCCCCCAGGGTGCGGCGGCCGTACAGCCCGAGGACCCGGCCCAACCGGCCGACCACGGAACGCTGTTG from Streptomyces sp. QL37 harbors:
- a CDS encoding glutamyl-tRNA reductase, translating into MSLLVVGLSHRSAPVSVLERASLAVEARTKLLQDTLAAEPATEAAVLATCNRIELYADVDKFHAGVAELSTLLAQHSGVGLDELTPYLYVHYEDRAVHHLFSVACGLDSMVVGEGQILGQIKDALALGQELHTAGRLLNDLFQQALRVGKRAHSETGIDRAGQSLVTFGLEQLADGAEVTQWAAGKRALVIGAGSMSSLAAATLARAGVDEIVVANRTRARADRLVEILGQAGVPTARAVEMDGVAGELARADVVVSCTGATGLVLTAEAVAGALGVEFDTAERAAEAPAAPADELDQHAAWVENGSATAAAQDRAVRRVPVRPASTGPARLHLLDLAMPRDIDGAAHRVAGVRLVDIESLAEASADAPMAADVDQVRTIVADEVAAFGAAQRAAHITPTVVALRTMAADVVAGEIARLDGRLPDLDEKQRAEITQTVRRVVDKLLHAPTVRVKQLASEPGGAGYADALRELFDLDPQTVAAVSRADLNDPNRGRS
- a CDS encoding redox-sensing transcriptional repressor Rex; the encoded protein is MATGRTHRPATRSRGIPEATVARLPLYLRALTALSERSVPTVSSEELAAAAGVNSAKLRKDFSYLGSYGTRGVGYDVEYLVYQISRELGLTQDWPVAIVGIGNLGAALANYGGFASRGFRVAALIDADPAMAGTPVAGIAVQHTDDLDRIISDNGVSIGVITTPPGAAQQVCDRLVAAGVTSILNFAPTVLSVPDGVDVRKVDLSIELQILAFHEQRKAGEEAAADGRAGDEDADEAPPMRATPSGRKGPDGDMPAVMPA
- a CDS encoding glutaredoxin family protein, with amino-acid sequence MSALLRRTRKNPADRVVTLVGKPGCHLCDDARLVVSEVCEETGASWVEKDITRDEALYKEYWEQIPVVLIDDEQHTFWRVDPARLRTALRT
- a CDS encoding HAD-IB family hydrolase, whose protein sequence is MAALGWLTPRRRPATARSVLAGEAAAEAAQKSALPAGAEELPTTLEEALEPVFPVAGDTRAAAFFDLDNTVMQGAAIFHFGRGLYKRKFFQRRELTRFAWQQAWFRLAGVEDPEHMQDARDSALSIVKGHRVSELMSIGEEIYDEYMADRIWPGTRALAQAHLDAGQKVWLVTAAPVETATIIARRLGLTGALGTVAESVDGVYTGRLVGEPLHGPAKAEAVRALAAAEGLDLERCAAYSDSHNDIPMLSLVGHPYAINPDAKLRKHARSLDWRLRDYRTGRKAAKVGIPAAAGVGALAGGTAAAVAIHRRRR
- a CDS encoding sigma-70 family RNA polymerase sigma factor, producing MYPHVGVDTSGLATLRATVLDRLRGFVPTAYAVPQFATPVPAGPCYALAERSAAVGRRSNRGTAAAASSAPVRRPTADSDSARMMDLVERAQAGEAEAFGRLYDQYSDTVYRYIYYRVGGKATAEDLTSETFLRALRRISTFTWQGRDFGAWLVTIARNLVADHFKSSRFRLEVTTGEMLDANEVARSPEDSVLESLSNAALLQAVRRLNPQQQECVTLRFLQGLSVAETARVMGKNEGAIKTLQYRAVRTLARLLPDDAR